One genomic region from Desulfovermiculus halophilus DSM 18834 encodes:
- a CDS encoding ribose-phosphate diphosphokinase: MKSYGDLKLITGNANPELAQAIGRHLDCPLTPSLTKEFSDGEIRVEVGDNVRGQDVFVLQPTCRPVNRSLVELCLMLDALKRASAKRITAVVPYYGYARQDRKVVPRVPISAKMVADFMTVAGANRLLTVDLHAGQIQGFFDLPVDNLYASRVLLESLRNENNELVIISPDAGGTERARAYAKRLSAGLAIVDKRRDQPNQAQAMNIIGDVRGKTAIVVDDMIDTAGTMVAAADALRDHGASSVMACCSHPVLSGPAIERIERSSLSKVLVTDTIPLQEDAAQCPKFEVVSVAPLLAQAIWNIHSESSVSTLFT; the protein is encoded by the coding sequence ATGAAAAGCTATGGTGATTTGAAGCTGATTACCGGAAATGCCAATCCTGAACTGGCTCAGGCCATCGGCCGGCACCTGGATTGCCCGCTGACCCCGTCATTGACCAAGGAGTTCAGCGACGGCGAGATCCGGGTCGAGGTCGGAGACAACGTCCGCGGACAGGATGTCTTTGTCCTTCAGCCCACCTGCAGGCCGGTGAACCGTTCCCTGGTCGAGCTCTGCCTGATGCTCGACGCCCTGAAACGGGCCAGTGCGAAGCGGATAACCGCCGTTGTCCCCTATTACGGATATGCCCGCCAAGACAGGAAGGTCGTGCCCCGGGTTCCGATCAGCGCCAAGATGGTGGCCGACTTCATGACCGTGGCCGGTGCGAACAGGCTTTTGACCGTTGATCTCCACGCCGGACAAATTCAGGGGTTTTTCGATCTGCCCGTGGACAATCTCTACGCCTCCAGGGTGCTTTTGGAGTCCTTGCGCAATGAAAACAACGAACTGGTGATCATATCCCCGGACGCCGGAGGGACCGAACGGGCCCGGGCCTATGCCAAAAGGCTGTCCGCGGGGCTGGCCATCGTGGACAAGAGACGGGATCAGCCCAATCAGGCCCAGGCCATGAATATCATCGGGGATGTGCGGGGCAAGACCGCCATCGTGGTCGACGACATGATCGATACTGCCGGGACCATGGTCGCCGCCGCAGACGCCCTCCGGGATCACGGGGCGAGCTCGGTTATGGCCTGCTGCTCTCATCCCGTGCTTTCCGGGCCGGCCATAGAACGGATCGAGCGGTCAAGCTTGAGTAAGGTCTTGGTCACTGATACCATACCTTTGCAGGAAGATGCGGCCCAATGCCCAAAATTTGAAGTGGTCTCGGTGGCTCCCCTTCTGGCCCAGGCGATTTGGAACATCCATTCCGAGTCCTCGGTCAGCACCCTGTTTACATAA
- a CDS encoding 50S ribosomal protein L25: MAQQYTLEVQRREESGKNAIHRLRQKGLIPGVYYNYTKGENIPIQVSYGPFERIFSRAHKSNVIDLTIKDGQSQITRPVLIWDVQNHPVKDLYLHMDFIGVDLKQKMDVDVPVTVSGQAKGEAEGGIVTVYRDALSVTCLPTNIPDQIEIDVSELEINDSITVQDLKLPEGVVVKDADENYAVVGVAPPAAEELPEEEEGAEGEGAEEQAGEAGAESSGGEGDEE; the protein is encoded by the coding sequence ATGGCCCAGCAGTACACCCTCGAGGTCCAGCGTCGGGAAGAGAGCGGGAAGAACGCCATTCATCGTCTGAGGCAAAAGGGGCTCATTCCCGGAGTCTATTACAACTACACAAAAGGGGAGAATATCCCCATCCAGGTCTCCTACGGGCCGTTTGAGCGGATTTTTTCCCGGGCTCACAAGAGCAATGTCATCGATTTGACCATTAAGGACGGCCAGTCCCAGATCACCCGGCCGGTCCTGATCTGGGACGTGCAGAATCATCCGGTCAAGGACCTCTACCTGCACATGGACTTTATCGGGGTGGACCTGAAGCAGAAGATGGACGTGGATGTGCCGGTCACTGTTTCCGGTCAGGCCAAGGGCGAGGCCGAAGGAGGCATTGTCACCGTGTATCGCGATGCCCTTTCAGTCACCTGCCTGCCGACGAATATACCGGATCAGATCGAGATCGACGTCAGTGAGCTGGAGATCAATGATTCCATTACGGTCCAGGACCTGAAACTCCCGGAAGGGGTTGTGGTCAAGGACGCGGATGAGAACTACGCAGTGGTGGGGGTTGCTCCTCCCGCCGCGGAAGAGCTGCCTGAAGAGGAGGAAGGCGCTGAGGGCGAAGGCGCTGAAGAGCAGGCCGGCGAGGCTGGAGCTGAATCCTCCGGAGGCGAGGGCGACGAAGAATAA
- the pth gene encoding aminoacyl-tRNA hydrolase, with protein sequence MPAIDFAIVGLGNPGARYERTRHNIGFMAIDHLLRREKDFTAPAGSKKSRAECWQWDLPEGSRVLLAKPQTYMNRSGLAVKALCAGYGLQPAKVVVIHDELDLALGQARFKYGGGLAGHNGLRSVAAELGTRDFYRIRLGIGRPEPGREVISHVLTSFAPWEQEQLPKVLERTAEGIRILCTRGMQAGMNFLHADVESAHHP encoded by the coding sequence ATGCCCGCCATAGATTTCGCCATTGTCGGACTCGGCAATCCCGGAGCCCGGTATGAACGCACTCGACACAACATCGGGTTCATGGCTATTGATCATCTGCTGCGTCGGGAGAAGGACTTTACTGCCCCTGCAGGCAGCAAGAAGAGCCGGGCAGAGTGTTGGCAGTGGGATCTGCCCGAGGGAAGCCGAGTCCTGCTGGCCAAGCCCCAGACCTATATGAATCGAAGCGGTCTGGCGGTAAAGGCCTTGTGCGCAGGCTATGGCCTGCAGCCGGCCAAGGTGGTTGTGATCCACGACGAGCTGGATCTGGCCCTGGGCCAGGCCCGGTTCAAGTACGGCGGGGGACTGGCCGGACACAACGGCCTGCGGTCTGTGGCCGCAGAGCTGGGAACCAGGGACTTCTACCGGATCCGGCTGGGCATTGGCCGTCCAGAGCCCGGGCGGGAGGTGATCAGCCATGTCCTGACCTCCTTTGCCCCCTGGGAGCAGGAGCAGTTGCCGAAGGTTCTGGAGAGAACGGCGGAAGGCATTCGGATTCTGTGCACCCGGGGGATGCAGGCGGGGATGAACTTTCTGCATGCGGATGTGGAGTCGGCCCACCATCCATGA
- a CDS encoding CarD family transcriptional regulator, whose product MFHIHQLVVYPAQGVGRVEDITSQEVGGATSEFYVVRILNNDGTLLVPVKNAANVGLRTICDQEYGVQVLTSMQDWSDFKGYAGQNWNRRYREYSEKLKTGKLEDVAYVLKELILISQDKDLSFGERRLMEQAMGLISMELACAMNRQQSEVQQEIEGIFQDVLKKNEL is encoded by the coding sequence GTGTTTCACATACATCAACTTGTCGTCTACCCAGCCCAGGGAGTGGGCCGGGTGGAGGATATCACCAGCCAGGAAGTCGGTGGAGCGACCAGCGAGTTCTACGTCGTCCGGATCTTGAACAATGACGGGACCCTGCTGGTGCCGGTCAAGAATGCGGCGAATGTCGGGCTGCGCACGATCTGCGATCAGGAGTACGGGGTTCAGGTCCTGACCTCCATGCAGGACTGGTCGGATTTCAAGGGCTATGCCGGGCAGAACTGGAACCGTCGCTATCGGGAGTATTCGGAAAAGCTGAAGACCGGGAAACTGGAGGATGTCGCCTATGTTCTCAAGGAACTGATCCTCATTTCCCAGGACAAGGACCTGTCCTTTGGAGAGAGACGGCTCATGGAGCAGGCAATGGGCCTGATCAGCATGGAGCTGGCCTGTGCCATGAACCGGCAGCAGAGTGAGGTTCAACAGGAAATCGAGGGCATATTCCAGGATGTGCTGAAAAAGAACGAGCTGTGA
- the rho gene encoding transcription termination factor Rho, protein MNLSEMKKRSMNELMQLAAEYEVENPSSLRKQELIFAILQACSSQNGNIYGEGVLEILPDGFGFLRSPMYNYMPGPDDIYVSPSQIRRFGLRKGDVVSGQIRPPKEGERYFALLRVQQVGFDRPEESKRLVLFDNLTPVYPDERFVIENGAENYSSRIIDLLTPIGKGQRGLIVAPPRTGKTMLMQTVANSINTNHPDAYLIVLLIDERPEEVTDMERTVTGEVVSSTFDEPPQRHVQVAEMVLEKAKRLVERKRDVIILLDSVTRLGRAYNAVTPSSGRVLSGGLDANALQRPKRFFGAARNVEQGGSLSIIATALIDTGSRMDEVIFEEFKGTGNMEIYLDRFLADKRVFPAIDLTRSGTRKEELLLSPDVLNRVWILRKLLSSMNSIDGMEFMLDKMRGTKSNQEFLDIMNK, encoded by the coding sequence ATGAACCTGTCGGAAATGAAGAAGCGATCAATGAACGAGCTGATGCAGCTTGCCGCCGAGTACGAGGTGGAAAACCCCAGCAGTCTGCGCAAGCAGGAGCTGATCTTTGCCATTTTGCAGGCCTGTTCCTCACAGAACGGGAATATCTACGGCGAAGGGGTGTTGGAGATCCTTCCGGACGGATTCGGCTTCCTGCGTTCTCCGATGTACAACTACATGCCCGGACCGGACGATATCTATGTTTCCCCCTCCCAGATCAGAAGGTTCGGCCTGCGCAAAGGGGATGTTGTTTCCGGACAGATTCGCCCGCCCAAGGAAGGGGAGCGCTATTTCGCCCTGCTTCGGGTCCAGCAGGTGGGATTCGACCGGCCGGAGGAGTCCAAGCGCCTGGTCCTGTTCGATAATCTGACCCCTGTCTATCCGGACGAACGGTTTGTGATCGAGAATGGGGCTGAAAACTACTCCTCCAGGATCATCGATCTGCTCACCCCGATCGGGAAGGGCCAGCGGGGGCTGATCGTGGCCCCTCCCCGGACCGGAAAGACCATGCTCATGCAGACGGTGGCCAATTCAATCAACACCAATCATCCGGATGCCTATCTCATCGTCCTGCTCATCGACGAGCGCCCGGAGGAAGTGACCGATATGGAGCGCACGGTGACCGGAGAGGTGGTCAGCTCCACATTCGACGAGCCCCCGCAGCGGCATGTGCAGGTGGCCGAAATGGTTCTGGAGAAGGCCAAGCGCCTGGTGGAGCGCAAGCGGGACGTGATCATCCTGCTGGATAGCGTCACCCGCCTGGGCCGGGCCTACAACGCGGTCACTCCCTCTTCCGGACGGGTCCTCTCCGGGGGGCTGGACGCCAACGCCCTGCAGCGCCCGAAACGGTTTTTCGGCGCAGCCCGGAACGTGGAGCAGGGAGGAAGCCTGAGCATCATCGCCACCGCGCTGATCGACACCGGCTCGCGCATGGACGAGGTCATTTTCGAAGAGTTCAAGGGCACAGGGAACATGGAGATTTATCTGGACCGTTTCCTGGCCGACAAGCGGGTGTTCCCGGCCATCGATCTGACCAGGTCCGGCACCCGCAAGGAGGAGCTCCTGCTCAGCCCCGATGTGCTGAACCGGGTCTGGATCCTGCGCAAGCTTTTGTCTTCCATGAACTCGATCGACGGGATGGAGTTCATGCTGGACAAGATGCGGGGCACCAAAAGCAACCAGGAGTTCCTGGACATCATGAACAAATAG
- a CDS encoding M48 family metallopeptidase: MFRCWHILVCILLTVALIFPPNVRAAFGEFGIKDEAELGEKFKILMQAQFPLVKDPYVLDYIQGILDRVKDTLPPQPFPVRINVMLDPSINAFAAPAGYVFVNTGLIQQMENEDEIAAVIAHELAHVSERHIAQRIAQSQIISIGTLVGVLAGALLGAGGAALGQALSVGAMAGGQAASLKYSRDDEREADRLGLRFLTGAGYEPQAMMRTFQRMLEQMRMSGRNKPPDYMLTHPGLGERIGSVQDMVSYYRPKPPLAKEDTQALERVQMLIRTKYSRNPEQSSLLGRDDQELNCLELLGKGIVLAKLHRMNRAEKTFARALECRPDHPLWLREAGWFAFQNGDYARARTLLDRSLQANRGDYLARYYRARVLAETGEPDRAAADLQKVLESVPQDWQVHRALGRIVGQSGDHFRGYLHLAYSYLYAHRMEQAAKFMDQARAQAETTDQKDQVSALEKEYKERKEIL, encoded by the coding sequence GTGTTTCGCTGCTGGCATATCCTGGTCTGCATCCTGCTCACCGTTGCTCTGATATTTCCGCCCAATGTCCGGGCCGCATTCGGTGAGTTCGGGATCAAGGACGAGGCGGAGCTGGGCGAGAAGTTCAAGATCCTGATGCAGGCCCAGTTCCCCTTGGTCAAGGATCCCTATGTCCTGGACTATATCCAGGGCATATTGGATCGGGTCAAGGATACCCTCCCTCCCCAGCCCTTTCCGGTTCGAATCAACGTCATGCTGGACCCGTCCATCAACGCCTTTGCCGCTCCGGCCGGGTATGTATTCGTCAATACAGGGCTTATCCAGCAGATGGAGAACGAAGACGAGATTGCGGCTGTCATCGCCCACGAGCTGGCCCACGTTTCGGAGCGGCATATCGCCCAGCGCATTGCCCAGTCCCAGATCATCAGCATCGGTACCCTGGTCGGCGTTCTGGCCGGAGCGCTTCTCGGAGCCGGGGGGGCCGCCCTGGGCCAGGCCCTGAGCGTGGGGGCCATGGCCGGCGGACAGGCCGCCTCGCTGAAATACAGCCGGGACGACGAGCGGGAAGCGGACCGGCTCGGGCTGCGTTTCTTGACCGGGGCTGGATACGAACCCCAGGCCATGATGCGCACCTTCCAGCGCATGCTGGAACAGATGCGGATGAGCGGAAGAAACAAACCTCCGGACTATATGCTGACCCACCCCGGGCTCGGAGAGCGGATCGGCTCGGTCCAGGACATGGTCAGCTATTACCGGCCCAAGCCTCCACTGGCCAAGGAGGATACCCAGGCCTTGGAACGGGTCCAGATGCTCATCCGGACCAAGTATTCCCGGAACCCGGAGCAGTCCTCCCTTCTCGGCAGGGATGACCAAGAGCTGAACTGTCTGGAGCTTTTGGGCAAGGGTATTGTCCTGGCCAAGCTGCACCGGATGAACCGGGCTGAAAAGACGTTCGCCCGGGCCCTGGAGTGCAGACCGGATCACCCGCTGTGGCTGCGGGAGGCCGGGTGGTTCGCTTTTCAGAACGGAGACTACGCCCGGGCCAGGACCCTTTTGGACCGTTCTCTGCAGGCCAACCGGGGCGATTATCTGGCCCGCTACTATCGGGCCAGAGTCTTGGCCGAGACCGGGGAGCCGGACCGGGCGGCCGCCGACCTGCAGAAGGTCTTGGAGTCGGTGCCCCAGGACTGGCAAGTACACCGGGCCCTGGGCCGCATCGTGGGGCAAAGCGGAGACCACTTCCGGGGCTACCTGCACCTGGCTTACTCCTACCTCTATGCCCATCGCATGGAGCAGGCGGCCAAGTTCATGGACCAGGCCCGGGCCCAGGCTGAAACCACGGATCAGAAAGACCAGGTCAGCGCCCTGGAGAAGGAGTACAAGGAACGCAAAGAGATCCTGTAG
- the yajC gene encoding preprotein translocase subunit YajC yields MLWQDVAYAMGQSAGGAGGQNPLVAFMPLIILFVIFYFLLIRPQQKKAKEHKEMLNNLKRGDSVITGGGLYGRINAINEDVLTLDLGGGQEVKVNRGYIATVTDKKVVESGKKEKKAKTEAKAEDKSKAEDTTTTDE; encoded by the coding sequence ATGTTGTGGCAAGACGTGGCCTATGCCATGGGACAGAGTGCCGGTGGAGCCGGGGGGCAGAATCCTTTGGTGGCATTTATGCCCCTGATCATTCTTTTTGTAATCTTTTATTTCCTTTTGATTCGCCCCCAGCAGAAAAAGGCCAAAGAACACAAGGAAATGCTCAACAATCTGAAACGAGGGGACTCGGTGATCACCGGGGGAGGCCTCTATGGCCGGATCAACGCGATCAATGAGGATGTGTTGACCCTGGATCTGGGCGGCGGACAGGAAGTTAAGGTCAACCGCGGATATATCGCCACAGTCACCGACAAGAAGGTCGTGGAGTCCGGAAAGAAAGAGAAGAAGGCCAAGACCGAGGCCAAGGCTGAGGACAAATCCAAGGCTGAAGACACGACCACGACTGACGAATAG
- the secD gene encoding protein translocase subunit SecD, producing the protein MSGLRWRIVAAVLVVGLAAVYALPSILPDKGPLSSVFPDKEVNLGLDLKGGINLILGVDMQTAVNNTLERMGEELRAEAREDKIIVLSPQVGSEGKLHFELLTRSKEKALDDLLDNYYADQLRLDSKEPGDRRIRYTVSMTSQYREKLQKMTIDQVLKVIRNRINQFGVTEPDIRRMENNRLQVQLPGLEDAQRAVDLIQQTAHLEFQLVDDEADVDKATKGVVPPGSELAYLQKPQPDGSYTRQPIVLEKNVLLSGEYITDAQVAFDQFNQPYVALSFDRQGARIFERVTGENVHERLAIVLDEKVYSAPTIQEKISGGRASITGQFSMQEAHDLAIVLRAGSLPAPVDILSERSVGASLGQQSIEQGIRSIVVGGILVLLFMVVYYGIGGLITDILLFLNILLIVAVLAGFGATLTLPGIAGIILLIGMAVDASVLIYERIREELRRGLSPRKAVDEGFSRATLTIVDANVTTIVAAVILYQFGTGPIRGFAVTLSIGVLASMFTAIFVCRIFFDLWLRQRKPGSSLNL; encoded by the coding sequence ATGAGCGGCTTGCGTTGGCGGATTGTTGCGGCGGTTCTGGTTGTCGGCCTGGCGGCGGTGTATGCCCTGCCGTCCATCTTGCCGGACAAGGGGCCGCTATCGTCTGTTTTTCCGGACAAAGAGGTCAATCTGGGGTTGGATCTCAAGGGTGGGATCAATCTCATTCTCGGGGTGGACATGCAGACCGCTGTGAACAACACCCTGGAGCGCATGGGCGAGGAACTCCGGGCTGAGGCCCGGGAGGACAAGATCATCGTCTTGAGTCCCCAGGTCGGGTCCGAGGGCAAGCTGCACTTCGAGCTGCTGACCAGATCGAAGGAAAAGGCCCTGGATGACCTTTTGGACAACTACTACGCCGATCAGCTGCGGCTGGACTCCAAGGAACCCGGGGACCGGCGGATTCGGTATACAGTGTCCATGACCTCCCAGTACCGGGAAAAGCTGCAGAAGATGACCATTGATCAGGTCCTGAAGGTCATCCGGAACAGGATTAACCAGTTCGGGGTCACCGAGCCGGATATCCGCAGGATGGAAAACAATCGCCTCCAGGTTCAGCTGCCCGGGCTGGAAGACGCTCAACGGGCTGTGGATCTGATTCAGCAGACCGCGCATTTGGAGTTTCAGCTGGTCGACGACGAGGCGGATGTGGACAAGGCGACCAAGGGGGTTGTTCCCCCCGGGAGCGAGCTGGCCTACTTGCAGAAGCCACAGCCGGACGGCTCCTATACCCGGCAGCCCATCGTCCTGGAGAAAAACGTCCTCCTCAGCGGGGAATACATCACCGATGCCCAGGTGGCCTTTGATCAGTTCAATCAGCCCTATGTGGCCTTGAGCTTCGACCGGCAGGGGGCCAGAATATTTGAGCGGGTGACCGGAGAAAACGTGCACGAGCGCCTGGCCATTGTGCTGGACGAGAAGGTCTATTCCGCACCCACTATTCAGGAAAAGATCAGCGGGGGACGGGCCAGCATCACCGGACAGTTCTCCATGCAGGAGGCCCACGATCTGGCCATCGTCCTGCGCGCCGGCTCCCTGCCCGCGCCGGTGGATATCCTTTCCGAACGCAGCGTTGGGGCCTCCCTGGGCCAGCAATCCATCGAGCAGGGCATCCGGTCCATTGTGGTCGGCGGGATCCTGGTTCTGCTGTTCATGGTCGTGTATTACGGGATCGGCGGCCTGATTACGGATATCCTCCTGTTTTTGAATATCCTGCTCATCGTGGCGGTCCTGGCCGGGTTCGGGGCCACGCTTACCCTGCCCGGGATCGCGGGGATCATCCTGCTCATCGGTATGGCCGTGGATGCCAGCGTCCTGATCTACGAACGGATCAGGGAAGAGCTTCGCAGGGGGCTCAGTCCCAGAAAGGCTGTGGATGAAGGGTTTTCCCGGGCCACGTTGACTATTGTGGACGCCAATGTGACCACCATCGTGGCCGCAGTCATCCTCTATCAGTTCGGCACCGGACCCATCCGGGGCTTTGCGGTCACCCTGTCCATTGGTGTCTTGGCCTCCATGTTTACCGCTATCTTTGTCTGCCGCATCTTTTTCGATCTCTGGCTGCGGCAGCGCAAGCCGGGCTCAAGTCTGAACCTATAG
- the secF gene encoding protein translocase subunit SecF — translation MGLRIIKPDTNIDFMGKRVVAMIASILVLALGLGAVIYNGGLNYGIDFAGGINIQVKFARDVEVREISQALRGQGLPEIRVQELGLDRANEYLLRISALDVNAEEMRDRIGTVLSENMTVDSTIQRLEMVGPKVGADLKNKALQALFYAVLFISIYISGRFEQRWMTAGIMAAGLLTGLYVLGLLALPLAYLVLSALLITLGLCWYLRLNYALGAVVALIHDVLITVGIFALLGKEFDLTTVAALLTIIGYSLNDTIIIYDRIRENLRSKNAPPLFQTINRSVNQTLSRTLLTSGTTLMVVLCLIILGGGVIHDFALALLIGILVGTYSSIFVAGSLLLGIGPTPENEPEEEAVQAA, via the coding sequence ATGGGCCTTCGGATCATCAAACCGGACACAAACATCGATTTCATGGGCAAGCGGGTGGTGGCCATGATCGCCTCGATCCTGGTCCTCGCCTTGGGGCTTGGAGCCGTCATCTACAACGGCGGGCTGAACTATGGGATTGATTTTGCCGGAGGCATCAATATTCAGGTCAAGTTTGCCCGGGACGTGGAGGTCCGGGAGATCTCGCAAGCATTGAGGGGCCAGGGACTTCCGGAGATCAGGGTGCAGGAGCTTGGTCTGGACCGGGCCAATGAGTATTTGCTGCGCATCTCCGCTCTGGACGTGAATGCCGAAGAAATGCGGGACCGGATCGGGACCGTCCTCTCGGAGAATATGACGGTGGATTCGACAATACAGCGCCTGGAGATGGTGGGTCCCAAGGTCGGGGCGGACCTGAAGAACAAGGCCCTGCAGGCCTTGTTCTATGCCGTGCTGTTCATCTCCATCTATATCTCCGGCCGATTCGAGCAGCGGTGGATGACCGCGGGGATCATGGCCGCCGGGTTGCTGACCGGACTCTATGTTTTGGGTCTGCTGGCCCTTCCCCTGGCCTATCTTGTCCTGTCCGCCCTGCTTATCACCCTGGGCCTGTGCTGGTATCTGCGGCTGAATTATGCCCTGGGCGCGGTTGTGGCCCTGATTCACGACGTGCTGATCACGGTGGGCATCTTCGCCCTGTTGGGCAAGGAGTTCGATCTGACCACGGTTGCCGCCCTGCTGACCATCATTGGGTATTCCTTAAACGATACCATCATCATTTATGACCGGATCAGGGAAAACCTGCGCTCCAAAAATGCCCCGCCCCTTTTTCAGACTATAAATCGCAGCGTGAATCAGACCCTGAGCCGAACCCTGCTCACTTCAGGGACTACCCTGATGGTTGTCCTGTGCCTGATCATCCTGGGCGGAGGTGTTATCCACGATTTCGCCCTGGCCCTGCTGATAGGTATTTTGGTGGGAACGTATTCCTCCATTTTCGTGGCCGGATCCCTGCTTCTGGGCATCGGCCCCACCCCTGAGAATGAGCCGGAGGAGGAGGCGGTCCAGGCGGCGTAG